The genomic region TCCAAATGTTTATCACTTATCTGTTTTTTCCAATTcctatgaaaatatttttatgctgTTGTGTTGGATAAATCTTATTGGTGAGTTTCTCGTGTTGGCAAATATTCTCATGCTGGGGTGCCTGATTATAGTGCAAATAGGCATATTCACACTTTGATTAGTGTTAAATGCTGTTAGATTAAGACATTGATTAAGCGCTGTAATAATTCATACgaatctttttgtatttttctgcTCAAACgggaatttgattttatcaccTTATTTTTAGCCTGTCATATGCCTAAAAATGTGGTATAGTTATCAGGATAATTATGTATTGGTTGGTGCAAATTTCTATTAACCGGATTTTGTTGCCTTTGCTCTTTAAGGCGTACTAGAAGTATGTCGTGCGATGCccatgtaaaaatatatttttttagaggtGAATATATCATTTGTAGTTAGttataaaacaatattaagtttatagtattatttatgtttctgtggttgaaatattagtatatacGATTATATTCGAAATAAATTGATAGTAATAGTTTTAATTGACAAGAAAACTATTTAATCCTATTATTTGTAACACTTTTTCGAGGAAAAATTGGTAAATTCTCATTACTCGGCAAAGCAAATAACAGAGGTCAAAGTGCaaacaaacataaatcaaGACCACTGTCTAGCCCTCCCAATAACGTCTACCCAGGTCATCCAACATTAAGCTAGACACAACAGAGAGCAGTCTACGCACCAGCTACACCAACTGATAAGCCTGAAGGTTTTGCCCTTAAAAAATAAGCTTGTTATGCTGGAACCACAAACCCCAGCATGTAAATGAACATCACGAATTCTTGTGCGTCCATTGCCTGATGTGCCTCACGAAGCCGAACCCACTTCAGCTTGTTGTGGGATAGTCGACATCCTCAAATCAATAAGAGCCTACACAAGCCGAGCAACTGTGCACGTGATAAGTATGAGGGCGATATCGGGCTCACAGGCACAACTTGTCAATGTATGTCCCCCGTTAATCCTCTTCCTCACAAGTTTTCCAGCGTTGGTAAGGCATTGTGCCCACATCTCACCCAAACAGCCGGATCTTAGGAGGAACTCTGCTCCTCCACAAGAAGCTCCAATCCTCGCCCACTGCTGCAGAAGTTGCTGAGGTAGGCATGCTAATGGCCGACCTATAAGTGCTATGCAGCGTGAATATCCCTTCCTCTCAAAATGCCACATAACCTCATCTCTCGAGGCTGACTCGCTTAGGGGAATCAAGATAATGCTATCAGTGTCCGCGGGCAAGAATTCTGCCTTGATCAATTCCACCAATGCTCCAAAGAGATAATGCTGCCACGTTCATGTCACACGGCAGCATTTTGGGCTGAGCGATAAGATGGAACTTGTGAGGGCGGGGCAACCGTGGGTGCCCAGTGACTAAAGCCGTTTGCCTGTCTCCATTTCGCCAAAGCAGCCCAGCAGTCAACTATCCCTTGCACCAAGCACCGAACACGAATTAGGGGGTGTGTCCCGGCTGCAAAGAAGTTAGAACCTGGAAAATACTGGTGTCAAAGAACCTGGTGAAGAAGCGTGTCGGGATATATATAGCAATGTTTTGCCAGTAAAGCAATGTTATACTCCCTCAATTGGGGAACTCCGACATATATAGCTTGCTTCAAGCCACCCAATGGGTTCTAGATTCCAACTCGCCATGCCAGAAAAATCTGGCcgtcatatttaaaatttattaataatgattttgtattggaacaaatcaatacaaaagtaaaaatataatgcataaaagatttaatattaaaataaaattaacgaaATCCCGTATTTTGGGATTTTTGAtaagaaatttcaatttaataaaactgcacatgttttatttttaatgtctatattctatgttttttattttattttgtgtttgttaTATTAGTTTTGTGAAATGTTATATTCTTGTGATACGTTAAGCCAAATTTTGATccaataatgaaatatatagtcaatttcCTAGTAAAAACAATAGGAACAGGTAATATCTCGATTGCATGAATCATATCATGCATGTCACTGAAATAAAACTTCTTCgtataatttcatttacattatttatttatttatttttcactggatacatataaataaaacctgCTCATACTCAACAAACAAGAGATCAAaggaaaaaatcataaatttcagTGGGAAATGAAAGAAGCCAAACGCCTGATGAGATTCTTGGCGGAGGGCGTCTGAGTTTCAGgatcatatatatgaaagcAATGATCCTCTCCTTCAACCACCGTTACCTCTACTTCACCTTTCCACCCACTTTTCTTCACTTCCTCTACGTAAACTAGCCCCCTCGCCGTTAACTGATCCTTCTCTGCCAAACAGACTAAGATCTTGGAGCATCCAAGGCCGGATAAACTTGGAGCTCCCTTAGCCAGGGGATTGATCAATGGATTATCAATCCCACCGGGAGAGAACGGATATACGAATAACCACAACCTGTACATGAAATTCTCCTCTATATCTACTTTTGGTTCGTTTCCGATGGGATTGGAGCCCCAGAAGTAAGGATGTGAAAGAATTCCGCCAATGATTTTCACGTTTCCGGGTAAAGACTCCGACCCAGCTCGCAACGCAATGTTGTGGGCTATGTTCCCACCGGCGCTGTCGCCGCCGATGAAAACACGGGTGAAATCACCGTGGTCAGTGATCCATTGATCTTTCTCGAGAAGGGTTTGGTCAAGAACGTGGGAGCAGACCCATTGGAGGGCGTCCCAGGAATCCTCATATGCCGCCGGTAGAGGGTGTTCGGGAGCCTGACGGTACTCGACAGAGACGACCAGAGCTTCGGCTTCGGCAGATAACAGGTTGATGTAGCGGTGGTGGAAAAAAGAGAAGGCGGATTCTAGGCAGAATGCGCCGCTGTGGTAGTAGACTAAGATGGGGAGCTTTTGAGTGGGGTGAGTGAGTTTGGGGAGGTAGAGTCTGGCGGATACGGCCGGCGAGATGGAGACGTCTTTGGAAGAGACGCCGGTGGTGGGGTCTTCCGGGGACGGAGGAACGTGAGGCGAGCCGAAAAGGCGCTCGACAGTGCCGTCGGTGTAAACTTTGATGACGGGGGACAGATCGGTGAGGACCTCTTTGGTGGTCGAAGCCATAGCAGTGTATGCTTCAGAGACAAAGAAGGGTTGTTAGCGGTGGCGTAATTTATAGGAGAAAGGAGGGATGAGAAGTTGGAAAATAAGCCGGATtggaatattatatttgttttgtgtatctattatatatattatttcattattctattttaaatttaaattcttaacatattaaaaactttttagttaaaaaataatctagcgatgatttaatgtaaaaatattaaaatatattgagaataatatAACTATTTAAGGTATGAGCCATGATTTTGtccaataaaaaagataagtattagaaaaataaatgttccGTCATGGATAATTCAAAAGacaaagtgtaattaactctaaaattaatgacataattttttttattcatgcatgatgtatatatataaaataaataaataaactataataaaaaattcaattcaaagtAGACCATCGCAttgccaaaaataaattaccacTTGTCAACTTGTGTTGatatttaattggtttttACCATGACTTTGGGGCTCGTTtacttttaattgtttttagaGTTGATTTGTTTTTACAATGACTTTAGagttcttttatataaaaggatGGAACGAACGACTAACagatagataaataattacacatcaGACGAGAATagattatgataaataatatattgataaaatacaaaatatattgtgatagataatattttagtttactTATATGGACAAGAAAGAGGATGAACTTTTGACTTCTCATTTTGAGCTTAAAGAGTCCAACAACAAAATGTGCATGTACGAAAATCATTTGGATCAAGAATCAAGTTGAAAGCTAATCTAAGGGTTTGGAGAGGTCAACTTCTCCTGAACAAGTTcgaaaattatgaatttaaattttatataatatagtggtattaatttatataaatttttataatttatttattatttttagttatattaatgtattaatcgAATTGATGTGTTGTTAATTTGTGAAggtgttgatgtaattatataattattacttttaaaaaaatgaaattactttgaccatttatatgtataaaaaaaaagtttaaatctAGCTATGAGGAATCTGTTTTACATTCATGGTCATGCAAAGTTTAAATCTAGTTATGAGGGCAGGTTTGACACCGGAGTTCGAGGATGTGTTTAAAACTTTCATAGAATGCGCAAAGTGTCAGCGTGGACATATGGATGGAGATAAAATTAGGTGCCTTgccaaaaatgcaaaaacataaaGTTTAGAACACTCGACGATGTCAATTATCACTTGTGTATGTGATGATTTATGccagaatattataattagacttCTCGTGGCGAGGATAGGGTGCAAGAGTATTTTAACACTATGACTGTCCTTCCAGTGCCTGAGAAGCAAACCCCAACTGTCTATGTCGAGGGTAATTATTCGCATTGGGGTGATGAACAACATATGAATTTGGGCGCAACAGATGGTTATTTATGCAGCTGGAccaagttatttttcttcttctcaccATGTTGTGCATGATGATGGTACGAGGTCCTGTTCTGTTGATGCCGGTCCTTCTTCATATTGTTATGGCGGTGGCCCCTATGATTATGAGTCAGGGTTGACAGACTATTTTTACAATGTAGTGCGTGCTGCCGACTAGCCATTATGGAacggttgcacccaatctcatTGGAAACTGTTGCTGAGTTGGTAGATATCAAGGTGGACATTGGGTCGATCCAGTAAGAGACATGAAGGTACACCCATGCTATCACCTCGTTGATGTAAACTTCAAAAAGGTGTACAAAAAAGATGAGCCGTTCATATTTACACAACAAGCAATACAGGTGTACTACACTGAGTACCCAAGTATGAAGAGGGACAAAGCAGATTGGATGGCTATCTGCAAAACTAAGGCTCGGAGAGTTGTTGGTGAGTCCAAATGGACTAAGATTGCATATCCGCCGGAGGAAGTCGTACTAGTCCCTGAAGTTACTACTGACAATCATCTATGTGATCCCACTGGTTTACAAATTATGGTGGATCTTTCAATTGCACACCAGTAGGTTGCAGGTACTTCACAGACTGAAGTTGGTCAAACTGATAGTGAAGATGAAGAGGATGATGAAGATAACTTCGAGGACTACgagattgatgatgatgaatacGACgctacataatatttatttttttaatgaaatatttttctattgcatgttgtaaaataaaagaaaattataaaatatatatatatagtttttaaaaaaattattattttggaaaggttaatttatttaaaaattattacaaaggctgttataaaataaagcGGTCAACTTTTGTCAATAGGCgagaaatgaaattttgtaacgGCTAAATTACAAACATTTGTTACaaacaatttttgaaatcaaaatacaaaaatagggggaattttatatttcatttgttattacaaaaatcattacaaatgccgttataatgtaaaattataccaGCCGTTACAAAAATTGAGCCATCTCATAAATTCAGATCGAAAAATACGATATCTTTACATTCGAGTACTagattcataccaaattttaagtatgtgcccattaaatcatattaaacggcgtaattttaaatcacatggCTTGATTTAGAAATACACCGTATTGAATGATTACTATAACATTCCAGGAACTAATATGTCGAAATCCGTACACCTAATAAGTCTACAACTTGGCCAGATGGATTTTTTGGTGAGTGTGATCATATCTGACGGTTTGATCTTAATTTTGACGGCACGATTAACACATGCAGTTCAACACTGTAAGATGacagttacatcaatgtaatactaacatttatgaatgtacaaatttattgcatactGCGTACAtgtatcaatatcaaataattttttttaaaatatatttcaattgtatTGTTCCAGTATAATGATACGTTTCCAC from Sesamum indicum cultivar Zhongzhi No. 13 linkage group LG3, S_indicum_v1.0, whole genome shotgun sequence harbors:
- the LOC105158722 gene encoding 2-hydroxyisoflavanone dehydratase encodes the protein MASTTKEVLTDLSPVIKVYTDGTVERLFGSPHVPPSPEDPTTGVSSKDVSISPAVSARLYLPKLTHPTQKLPILVYYHSGAFCLESAFSFFHHRYINLLSAEAEALVVSVEYRQAPEHPLPAAYEDSWDALQWVCSHVLDQTLLEKDQWITDHGDFTRVFIGGDSAGGNIAHNIALRAGSESLPGNVKIIGGILSHPYFWGSNPIGNEPKVDIEENFMYRLWLFVYPFSPGGIDNPLINPLAKGAPSLSGLGCSKILVCLAEKDQLTARGLVYVEEVKKSGWKGEVEVTVVEGEDHCFHIYDPETQTPSAKNLIRRLASFISH